From Plectropomus leopardus isolate mb chromosome 17, YSFRI_Pleo_2.0, whole genome shotgun sequence, a single genomic window includes:
- the LOC121956051 gene encoding uncharacterized protein LOC121956051 → MENLTSALKTLNKNSGNNLSCLETFSSYEESLPSVDGSPARLGRLIKPKPNMSCRRKREFISDEKKDACYWEKRRKNNEAAKRSREKRRLNDMVLENRVIALNDENVRLKTELLQLKLRFGLISTASYIEKSQQIGVSNSTGNGGSSSSSSSSAQYYSSGYSSGSQVMMNSDSSETEQLVKYSPRGSLSDMSDGSSRDSPEPIPFEIKQEGDRLEMDIANGTTTQIMFNIHRGLASVPTHHQIQQHSQELETAYHSQQQHHHQQQQPHPEPVSAISTVSQPAPHPPAAQRSVILYGSSSASYPVDAMTRPQDIELQAAQKTSSQTCSSRLPQTITESSTETLAEVTKQLERKTLDSPPYELSDSRNEAGDRQVYRVCQPPQQHLPQEQQERDPSATEGVNHSYLYHHLQQPQSYLSAQDEEPPVLTYEGEHRRETFGGQSSSCNKDTSSSDGDPRSSDKEASTDDDESPSSSCSDTSSYQHLTSLHHPASPLPSSQGGSQASQGEVRGTALPHKLRLKHRAMSTGSSGGSGQESPTTPPSATPPPLPQHPYLSLMPQQNTVRESLGGKQAVSAEAAAPKKESTKKETGGRRNKRRD, encoded by the coding sequence ATGGAAAATCTGACTTCAGCTctcaaaacattaaacaaaaactcAGGGAATAACCTCAGCTGCCTTGAGACCTTCAGCAGCTATGAAGAGTCTCTTCCTTCTGTTGACGGGAGTCCGGCTCGCCTGGGGCGCCTCATCAAGCCCAAACCCAACATGAGCTGCAGGCGGAAACGTGAGTTCATTTCAGATGAGAAGAAGGACGCCTGCTACTGGGAGAAACGCCGCAAAAACAATGAGGCAGCCAAGCGCTCCCGGGAGAAGCGGCGCCTCAATGATATGGTTTTGGAGAACCGCGTCATTGCACTGAACGATGAGAATGTGAGGCTGAAGACGGAGCTGCTCCAGCTGAAGCTGCGCTTCGGCCTCATAAGCACTGCGTCCTACATTGAAAAGAGCCAGCAGATCGGTGTAAGCAACAGCACAGGAAATGGAGGCTCCtcgtcatcctcctcctcctccgctcaGTACTACTCCAGCGGCTACTCTAGTGGTTCTCAGGTGATGATGAACTCTGACTCCTCAGAAACGGAGCAGCTGGTGAAATACTCCCCACGTGGCTCCCTCTCCGACATGTCCGACGGCTCCTCCAGGGACAGCCCAGAGCCAATTCCCTTCGAGATCAAGCAGGAAGGAGACAGGCTCGAGATGGACATCGCCAACGGCACCACCACCCAGATCATGTTCAACATCCACCGTGGTCTGGCATCCGTGCCCACTCACCACCAGATCCAGCAGCATTCTCAGGAGCTGGAGACTGCGTATCACAGCCAACAGCAGCACCACCACCAACAGCAACAACCCCATCCAGAGCCCGTTTCTGCTATCAGCACTGTCAGCCAGCCCGCCCCTCACCCTCCTGCTGCCCAGAGGAGCGTCATTCTGTACGGCTCCAGCAGTGCCTCCTATCCTGTGGATGCCATGACGAGGCCCCAGGACATCGAACTGCAGGCAGCCCAGAAAACGAGCAGCCAGACATGCAGCAGCCGGCTGCCGCAGACCATCACAGAGAGCTCCACAGAGACACTGGCTGAGGTGACAAAGCAGCTGGAGAGGAAGACATTAGACTCGCCTCCGTATGAGCTCTCAGACAGCCGTAACGAGGCCGGGGACAGACAGGTGTACAGAGTGTGCCAACCGCCCCAGCAGCACCTGccgcaggagcagcaggagagagatcCGTCTGCAACGGAGGGGGTCAACCACTCCTACCTGTACCACCACCTCCAGCAGCCTCAGTCATACCTCAGTGCCCAAGACGAGGAGCCGCCCGTGCTTACCTACGAGGGCGAGCACAGGCGTGAAACTTTTGGAGGCCAATCGAGCTCCTGTAACAAGGACACATCATCGAGTGACGGAGACCCCCGCAGCTCTGACAAAGAGGCCTCCACGGATGATGACGAGTCCCCCTCTTCATCCTGCTCAGACACGAGCAGCTACCAACATCTCACCAGCCTCCACCATCCCGCTTCGCCGCTGCCCTCCTCCCAGGGTGGCTCCCAAGCCTCCCAGGGGGAGGTGAGGGGCACAGCATTGCCCCACAAACTCAGACTCAAGCACCGGGCCATGAGCACCGGGAGCAGCGGGGGCTCCGGCCAGGAGTCTCCAACAACTCCTCCTTCGGCCACGCCGCCTCCGCTGCCACAACATCCCTACCTGTCCCTCATGCCACAGCAGAACACTGTCCGAGAGAGTCTGGGCGGCAAACAGGCGGTGTCGGCGGAGGCGGCGGCGCCCAAGAAGGAGAGCACGAAAAAGGAGACAGGTGGACGTAGAAACAAGAGGCGAGATTAg